In Sardina pilchardus chromosome 10, fSarPil1.1, whole genome shotgun sequence, one genomic interval encodes:
- the bcar1 gene encoding breast cancer anti-estrogen resistance protein 1 isoform X3 translates to MNYLNVLAKALYDNVAESPDELSFRKGDIMTVLERDTQGLDGWWLCSLHGRQGIVPGNRLKILVGMYDKQQQPAGQGGQQQQLAMPTSQAGPGGLNQLGVTAQAYAKPPPGSQYTAMHPAPANSDSIYMLPPNHGKPALSSVYQVPLGPQAPPKAPMLAQKQYLAKDIYQVPPSIGGLAQQDIYQVPLSAVGQGMGQDIYQVPPSAGGPGIGQDIYQVPPSMNPSQDIYQIPPSLEKRNWDPSKPMGKVVVPTRVGQVYVYDTVKGEQDEYDVPPRHMPPGSQDIYDVPPTRAQYHQQQVYDTPPMAVKGPPSKEGGQDIYDTPPSVVDKQTVYDFPPSVSKDVPDSPMRDETYDVPPHFAKMKALDGHGYLPAGPEPLIPEDVYDVPPAMMGKRQPRDGQEIYDIPASLRKGGPPGEPLPAVPQPAHDVYDFPRERSEDQNEYVYDVPPQVVRDAAGGGGVGGASDEQLALNFKRLSASSTGSTRSNLSTSSLDTVPVRDGAPASHAARPLVLDLEQAMERLQRLQQAVEGAVAALIAYVSGNWRSAAQMEANLPGLRQATDRARAAVRDFLEFARGAVANAAQATDRSLQAKLGRQVQKMEEAFQTLVKHGQALDAIGWSPAKLVAGAVPTTPGGQGDDLDRLVMCARGVPDDAKQLASFLHGNASLLFKRTNKLQQQQLPLPPLPHCAADNNNVSAYQTGTPERANIQSRPLPSPPKFTAEEESPDRPYETTEEGWMEDYDYVHLQLKQFERLEHEVTQPINHDLSGWTPAAPHPSGGPRSKLSAGDHQLLLFYAEQCEANITTLTNAVDAFFGSVGGNQPPKIFVAHSKFVILSAHKLVFIGDTLSRQAKSPEVRARVAQHSNALCDKLKDIVLSTKTAALQYPSPGAAREMTERVRELTGFTQQFRMALNQLVAM, encoded by the exons AATGTTCTAGCCAAGGCCCTCTACGACAATGTGGCGGAGTCTCCAGACGAGCTGTCCTTCCGCAAGGGGGACATCATGACGGTGCTGGAGCGCGACACGCAGGGCCTGGACGGGTGGTGGCTCTGCTCGCTGCACGGCCGCCAGGGCATCGTCCCCGGCAACCGCCTCAAGATCCTGGTGGGCATGTACgacaagcagcagcagccggcGGGGCAAggcgggcagcagcagcagctggccaTGCCCACGTCACAGGCCGGCCCGGGGGGGCTCAACCAGCTGGGCGTCACTGCCCAGGCCTACGCCAAGCCGCCGCCGGGGTCGCAGTACACGGCCATGCACCCGGCGCCCGCCAACTCGGACAGCATCTACATGCTGCCACCCAACCACGGCAAGCCCGCGCTCTCCAGCGTCTACCAGGTGCCCCTGGGCCCCCAGGCGCCACCCAAGGCCCCCATGCTGGCACAGAAGCAGTACTTGGCCAAGGACATCTACCAGGTGCCCCCGTCCATAGGCGGGCTGGCGCAGCAGGATATCTACCAGGTGCCCCTGTCGGCCGTGGGTCAGGGCATGGGGCAGGACATTTACCAGGTGCCCCCGTCGGCAGGGGGGCCAGGCATAGGGCAGGACATTTATCAGGTGCCCCCTTCCATGAACCCCTCTCAGGACATCTACCAGATCCCCCCCTCGCTGGAGAAGAGGAACTGGGACCCCTCCAAGCCCATGGGGAAG GTGGTGGTGCCCACCCGCGTTGGCCAGGTGTACGTGTACGACACGGTGAAGGGGGAGCAGGACGAGTACGACGTGCCCCCGCGCCACATGCCCCCAGGATCCCAGGACATCTACGACGTGCCACCCACCCGTGCCCAGTACCATCAGCAGCAG GTGTATGACACTCCCCCCATGGCAGTGAAGGGCCCCCCCAGTAAAGAAGGTGGTCAGGACATCTACGACACACCACCCAGTGTTGTGGACAAGCAGACA GTGTATGACTTCCCGCCCTCGGTCAGTAAGGACGTGCCGGACAGCCCCATGAGGGACGAGACGTACGACGTGCCGCCCCACTTTGCCAAAATGAAGGCCCTGGACGGCCACGGCTACCTGCCCGCGGGCCCCGAGCCCCTCATCCCCGAGGACGTGTACGACGTGCCCCCGGCCATGATGGGCAAGCGCCAACCTCGGGACGGGCAGGAGATCTACGACATCCCCGCCAGCCTGCGCAAGGGCGGGCCGCCCGGCGAGCCCCTGCCGGCCGTCCCTCAGCCGGCGCATGACGTCTACGACTTCCCCCGCGAGCGGAGCGAGGACCAGAACGAGTACGTGTACGACGTGCCCCCGCAGGTGGTGCGCGACGCGGCCGGTGGCGGCGGCGTCGGCGGTGCCAGCGACGAGCAGCTGGCGCTCAACTTCAAGCGTCTGTCGGCGTCCAGCACGGGCAGCACGCGCAGCAACCTCTCCACGTCCTCGCTGGACACGGTGCCCGTGCGCGACGGCGCCCCGGCGTCCCACGCCGCGCGCCCGCTGGTGCTGGACCTGGAGCAGGCCATGGAGCGGCTGCAGCGGCTGCAGCAGGCGGTGGAGGGCGCCGTGGCGGCGCTCATCGCCTACGTCAGCGGCAACTGGCGCAGCGCGGCGCAGATGGAGGCCAACCTGCCCGGCCTGCGCCAGGCCACCGACCGGGCGCGCGCCGCCGTCCGCGACTTCCTGGAGTTCGCCCGCGGCGCCGTGGCCAACGCCGCCCAGGCCACCGACCGCTCGCTGCAGGCCAAGCTGGGCCGCCAGGTGCAGAAGATGGAGGAGGCCTTCCAGACGCTGGTCAAGCACGGCCAGGCCCTGGACGCCATCGGCTGGTCGCCCGCCAAGCTGGTGGCCGGGGCGGTGCCCACGACGCCCGGCGGCCAGGGCGACGACCTGGACCGGCTGGTGATGTGCGCGCGGGGCGTCCCCGACGACGCCAAGCAGCTGGCGTCCTTCCTGCACGGCAACGCCTCCCTGCTCTTCAAACGGACAAacaagctgcagcagcagcagctgccccTGCCGCCGCTGCCCCACTGCGCCGCCGACAACAACAACGTCTCGGCCTATCAGACGGGCACGCCCGAGCGCGCCAACATCCAGTCGCGCCCGCTGCCCTCCCCGCCCAAGTTCACCGCCGAGGAGGAGTCGCCCGACCGGCCTTACGAGACCACCGAGGAGGGCTGGATGGAAGACTACGACTACGTGCATTTACAG CTGAAGCAGTTTGAGCGGCTGGAGCACGAGGTGACTCAGCCGATCAACCACGACCTCAGCGGCTGGACCCCGGCGGCGCCGCACCCCTCGGGCGGCCCGCGCAGCAAGCTGAGCGCCGGCGACCACCAGCTGCTGCTGTTCTACGCCGAGCAGTGCGAGGCCAACATCACCACGCTCACCAATGCCGTGGACGCCTTCTTCGGCTCGGTGGGCGGCAACCAGCCGCCCAAGATCTTCGTGGCGCACAGCAAGTTCGTCATCCTCAGCGCGCACAAGCTGGTGTTCATCGGCGACACGCTGTCGCGGCAGGCCAAGTCGCCCGAGGTGCGCGCGCGCGTGGCCCAGCACAGCAACGCGCTGTGCGACAAGCTCAAGGACATCGTGCTGAGCACCAAGACGGCGGCGCTGCAGTACCCGTCGCCGGGGGCCGCCCGCGAGATGACCGAGCGCGTGCGCGAGCTCACCGGCTTCACCCAGCAGTTCCGCATGGCGCTCAACCAGCTGGTGGCCATGTGA
- the bcar1 gene encoding breast cancer anti-estrogen resistance protein 1 isoform X1 → MNYLNVLAKALYDNVAESPDELSFRKGDIMTVLERDTQGLDGWWLCSLHGRQGIVPGNRLKILVGMYDKQQQPAGQGGQQQQLAMPTSQAGPGGLNQLGVTAQAYAKPPPGSQYTAMHPAPANSDSIYMLPPNHGKPALSSVYQVPLGPQAPPKAPMLAQKQYLAKDIYQVPPSIGGLAQQDIYQVPLSAVGQGMGQDIYQVPPSAGGPGIGQDIYQVPPSMNPSQDIYQIPPSLEKRNWDPSKPMGKVVVPTRVGQVYVYDTVKGEQDEYDVPPRHMPPGSQDIYDVPPTRAQYHQQQVYDTPPMAVKGPPSKEGGQDIYDTPPSVVDKQTVYDFPPSVSKDVPDSPMRDETYDVPPHFAKMKALDGHGYLPAGPEPLIPEDVYDVPPAMMGKRQPRDGQEIYDIPASLRKGGPPGEPLPAVPQPAHDVYDFPRERSEDQNEYVYDVPPQVVRDAAGGGGVGGASDEQLALNFKRLSASSTGSTRSNLSTSSLDTVPVRDGAPASHAARPLVLDLEQAMERLQRLQQAVEGAVAALIAYVSGNWRSAAQMEANLPGLRQATDRARAAVRDFLEFARGAVANAAQATDRSLQAKLGRQVQKMEEAFQTLVKHGQALDAIGWSPAKLVAGAVPTTPGGQGDDLDRLVMCARGVPDDAKQLASFLHGNASLLFKRTNKLQQQQLPLPPLPHCAADNNNVSAYQTGTPERANIQSRPLPSPPKFTAEEESPDRPYETTEEGWMEDYDYVHLQGKEEFEKNQRQLLEKGNITRHNKTQLEQQQLKQFERLEHEVTQPINHDLSGWTPAAPHPSGGPRSKLSAGDHQLLLFYAEQCEANITTLTNAVDAFFGSVGGNQPPKIFVAHSKFVILSAHKLVFIGDTLSRQAKSPEVRARVAQHSNALCDKLKDIVLSTKTAALQYPSPGAAREMTERVRELTGFTQQFRMALNQLVAM, encoded by the exons AATGTTCTAGCCAAGGCCCTCTACGACAATGTGGCGGAGTCTCCAGACGAGCTGTCCTTCCGCAAGGGGGACATCATGACGGTGCTGGAGCGCGACACGCAGGGCCTGGACGGGTGGTGGCTCTGCTCGCTGCACGGCCGCCAGGGCATCGTCCCCGGCAACCGCCTCAAGATCCTGGTGGGCATGTACgacaagcagcagcagccggcGGGGCAAggcgggcagcagcagcagctggccaTGCCCACGTCACAGGCCGGCCCGGGGGGGCTCAACCAGCTGGGCGTCACTGCCCAGGCCTACGCCAAGCCGCCGCCGGGGTCGCAGTACACGGCCATGCACCCGGCGCCCGCCAACTCGGACAGCATCTACATGCTGCCACCCAACCACGGCAAGCCCGCGCTCTCCAGCGTCTACCAGGTGCCCCTGGGCCCCCAGGCGCCACCCAAGGCCCCCATGCTGGCACAGAAGCAGTACTTGGCCAAGGACATCTACCAGGTGCCCCCGTCCATAGGCGGGCTGGCGCAGCAGGATATCTACCAGGTGCCCCTGTCGGCCGTGGGTCAGGGCATGGGGCAGGACATTTACCAGGTGCCCCCGTCGGCAGGGGGGCCAGGCATAGGGCAGGACATTTATCAGGTGCCCCCTTCCATGAACCCCTCTCAGGACATCTACCAGATCCCCCCCTCGCTGGAGAAGAGGAACTGGGACCCCTCCAAGCCCATGGGGAAG GTGGTGGTGCCCACCCGCGTTGGCCAGGTGTACGTGTACGACACGGTGAAGGGGGAGCAGGACGAGTACGACGTGCCCCCGCGCCACATGCCCCCAGGATCCCAGGACATCTACGACGTGCCACCCACCCGTGCCCAGTACCATCAGCAGCAG GTGTATGACACTCCCCCCATGGCAGTGAAGGGCCCCCCCAGTAAAGAAGGTGGTCAGGACATCTACGACACACCACCCAGTGTTGTGGACAAGCAGACA GTGTATGACTTCCCGCCCTCGGTCAGTAAGGACGTGCCGGACAGCCCCATGAGGGACGAGACGTACGACGTGCCGCCCCACTTTGCCAAAATGAAGGCCCTGGACGGCCACGGCTACCTGCCCGCGGGCCCCGAGCCCCTCATCCCCGAGGACGTGTACGACGTGCCCCCGGCCATGATGGGCAAGCGCCAACCTCGGGACGGGCAGGAGATCTACGACATCCCCGCCAGCCTGCGCAAGGGCGGGCCGCCCGGCGAGCCCCTGCCGGCCGTCCCTCAGCCGGCGCATGACGTCTACGACTTCCCCCGCGAGCGGAGCGAGGACCAGAACGAGTACGTGTACGACGTGCCCCCGCAGGTGGTGCGCGACGCGGCCGGTGGCGGCGGCGTCGGCGGTGCCAGCGACGAGCAGCTGGCGCTCAACTTCAAGCGTCTGTCGGCGTCCAGCACGGGCAGCACGCGCAGCAACCTCTCCACGTCCTCGCTGGACACGGTGCCCGTGCGCGACGGCGCCCCGGCGTCCCACGCCGCGCGCCCGCTGGTGCTGGACCTGGAGCAGGCCATGGAGCGGCTGCAGCGGCTGCAGCAGGCGGTGGAGGGCGCCGTGGCGGCGCTCATCGCCTACGTCAGCGGCAACTGGCGCAGCGCGGCGCAGATGGAGGCCAACCTGCCCGGCCTGCGCCAGGCCACCGACCGGGCGCGCGCCGCCGTCCGCGACTTCCTGGAGTTCGCCCGCGGCGCCGTGGCCAACGCCGCCCAGGCCACCGACCGCTCGCTGCAGGCCAAGCTGGGCCGCCAGGTGCAGAAGATGGAGGAGGCCTTCCAGACGCTGGTCAAGCACGGCCAGGCCCTGGACGCCATCGGCTGGTCGCCCGCCAAGCTGGTGGCCGGGGCGGTGCCCACGACGCCCGGCGGCCAGGGCGACGACCTGGACCGGCTGGTGATGTGCGCGCGGGGCGTCCCCGACGACGCCAAGCAGCTGGCGTCCTTCCTGCACGGCAACGCCTCCCTGCTCTTCAAACGGACAAacaagctgcagcagcagcagctgccccTGCCGCCGCTGCCCCACTGCGCCGCCGACAACAACAACGTCTCGGCCTATCAGACGGGCACGCCCGAGCGCGCCAACATCCAGTCGCGCCCGCTGCCCTCCCCGCCCAAGTTCACCGCCGAGGAGGAGTCGCCCGACCGGCCTTACGAGACCACCGAGGAGGGCTGGATGGAAGACTACGACTACGTGCATTTACAG GGTAAAGAGGAGTTTGAAAAGAATCAGCGGCAATTATTAGAGAAAGGGAATATTACGAGACACAACAAAACTCAGCTGGAACAGCAACAG CTGAAGCAGTTTGAGCGGCTGGAGCACGAGGTGACTCAGCCGATCAACCACGACCTCAGCGGCTGGACCCCGGCGGCGCCGCACCCCTCGGGCGGCCCGCGCAGCAAGCTGAGCGCCGGCGACCACCAGCTGCTGCTGTTCTACGCCGAGCAGTGCGAGGCCAACATCACCACGCTCACCAATGCCGTGGACGCCTTCTTCGGCTCGGTGGGCGGCAACCAGCCGCCCAAGATCTTCGTGGCGCACAGCAAGTTCGTCATCCTCAGCGCGCACAAGCTGGTGTTCATCGGCGACACGCTGTCGCGGCAGGCCAAGTCGCCCGAGGTGCGCGCGCGCGTGGCCCAGCACAGCAACGCGCTGTGCGACAAGCTCAAGGACATCGTGCTGAGCACCAAGACGGCGGCGCTGCAGTACCCGTCGCCGGGGGCCGCCCGCGAGATGACCGAGCGCGTGCGCGAGCTCACCGGCTTCACCCAGCAGTTCCGCATGGCGCTCAACCAGCTGGTGGCCATGTGA
- the bcar1 gene encoding breast cancer anti-estrogen resistance protein 1 isoform X2 gives MSVPNVLAKALYDNVAESPDELSFRKGDIMTVLERDTQGLDGWWLCSLHGRQGIVPGNRLKILVGMYDKQQQPAGQGGQQQQLAMPTSQAGPGGLNQLGVTAQAYAKPPPGSQYTAMHPAPANSDSIYMLPPNHGKPALSSVYQVPLGPQAPPKAPMLAQKQYLAKDIYQVPPSIGGLAQQDIYQVPLSAVGQGMGQDIYQVPPSAGGPGIGQDIYQVPPSMNPSQDIYQIPPSLEKRNWDPSKPMGKVVVPTRVGQVYVYDTVKGEQDEYDVPPRHMPPGSQDIYDVPPTRAQYHQQQVYDTPPMAVKGPPSKEGGQDIYDTPPSVVDKQTVYDFPPSVSKDVPDSPMRDETYDVPPHFAKMKALDGHGYLPAGPEPLIPEDVYDVPPAMMGKRQPRDGQEIYDIPASLRKGGPPGEPLPAVPQPAHDVYDFPRERSEDQNEYVYDVPPQVVRDAAGGGGVGGASDEQLALNFKRLSASSTGSTRSNLSTSSLDTVPVRDGAPASHAARPLVLDLEQAMERLQRLQQAVEGAVAALIAYVSGNWRSAAQMEANLPGLRQATDRARAAVRDFLEFARGAVANAAQATDRSLQAKLGRQVQKMEEAFQTLVKHGQALDAIGWSPAKLVAGAVPTTPGGQGDDLDRLVMCARGVPDDAKQLASFLHGNASLLFKRTNKLQQQQLPLPPLPHCAADNNNVSAYQTGTPERANIQSRPLPSPPKFTAEEESPDRPYETTEEGWMEDYDYVHLQGKEEFEKNQRQLLEKGNITRHNKTQLEQQQLKQFERLEHEVTQPINHDLSGWTPAAPHPSGGPRSKLSAGDHQLLLFYAEQCEANITTLTNAVDAFFGSVGGNQPPKIFVAHSKFVILSAHKLVFIGDTLSRQAKSPEVRARVAQHSNALCDKLKDIVLSTKTAALQYPSPGAAREMTERVRELTGFTQQFRMALNQLVAM, from the exons AATGTTCTAGCCAAGGCCCTCTACGACAATGTGGCGGAGTCTCCAGACGAGCTGTCCTTCCGCAAGGGGGACATCATGACGGTGCTGGAGCGCGACACGCAGGGCCTGGACGGGTGGTGGCTCTGCTCGCTGCACGGCCGCCAGGGCATCGTCCCCGGCAACCGCCTCAAGATCCTGGTGGGCATGTACgacaagcagcagcagccggcGGGGCAAggcgggcagcagcagcagctggccaTGCCCACGTCACAGGCCGGCCCGGGGGGGCTCAACCAGCTGGGCGTCACTGCCCAGGCCTACGCCAAGCCGCCGCCGGGGTCGCAGTACACGGCCATGCACCCGGCGCCCGCCAACTCGGACAGCATCTACATGCTGCCACCCAACCACGGCAAGCCCGCGCTCTCCAGCGTCTACCAGGTGCCCCTGGGCCCCCAGGCGCCACCCAAGGCCCCCATGCTGGCACAGAAGCAGTACTTGGCCAAGGACATCTACCAGGTGCCCCCGTCCATAGGCGGGCTGGCGCAGCAGGATATCTACCAGGTGCCCCTGTCGGCCGTGGGTCAGGGCATGGGGCAGGACATTTACCAGGTGCCCCCGTCGGCAGGGGGGCCAGGCATAGGGCAGGACATTTATCAGGTGCCCCCTTCCATGAACCCCTCTCAGGACATCTACCAGATCCCCCCCTCGCTGGAGAAGAGGAACTGGGACCCCTCCAAGCCCATGGGGAAG GTGGTGGTGCCCACCCGCGTTGGCCAGGTGTACGTGTACGACACGGTGAAGGGGGAGCAGGACGAGTACGACGTGCCCCCGCGCCACATGCCCCCAGGATCCCAGGACATCTACGACGTGCCACCCACCCGTGCCCAGTACCATCAGCAGCAG GTGTATGACACTCCCCCCATGGCAGTGAAGGGCCCCCCCAGTAAAGAAGGTGGTCAGGACATCTACGACACACCACCCAGTGTTGTGGACAAGCAGACA GTGTATGACTTCCCGCCCTCGGTCAGTAAGGACGTGCCGGACAGCCCCATGAGGGACGAGACGTACGACGTGCCGCCCCACTTTGCCAAAATGAAGGCCCTGGACGGCCACGGCTACCTGCCCGCGGGCCCCGAGCCCCTCATCCCCGAGGACGTGTACGACGTGCCCCCGGCCATGATGGGCAAGCGCCAACCTCGGGACGGGCAGGAGATCTACGACATCCCCGCCAGCCTGCGCAAGGGCGGGCCGCCCGGCGAGCCCCTGCCGGCCGTCCCTCAGCCGGCGCATGACGTCTACGACTTCCCCCGCGAGCGGAGCGAGGACCAGAACGAGTACGTGTACGACGTGCCCCCGCAGGTGGTGCGCGACGCGGCCGGTGGCGGCGGCGTCGGCGGTGCCAGCGACGAGCAGCTGGCGCTCAACTTCAAGCGTCTGTCGGCGTCCAGCACGGGCAGCACGCGCAGCAACCTCTCCACGTCCTCGCTGGACACGGTGCCCGTGCGCGACGGCGCCCCGGCGTCCCACGCCGCGCGCCCGCTGGTGCTGGACCTGGAGCAGGCCATGGAGCGGCTGCAGCGGCTGCAGCAGGCGGTGGAGGGCGCCGTGGCGGCGCTCATCGCCTACGTCAGCGGCAACTGGCGCAGCGCGGCGCAGATGGAGGCCAACCTGCCCGGCCTGCGCCAGGCCACCGACCGGGCGCGCGCCGCCGTCCGCGACTTCCTGGAGTTCGCCCGCGGCGCCGTGGCCAACGCCGCCCAGGCCACCGACCGCTCGCTGCAGGCCAAGCTGGGCCGCCAGGTGCAGAAGATGGAGGAGGCCTTCCAGACGCTGGTCAAGCACGGCCAGGCCCTGGACGCCATCGGCTGGTCGCCCGCCAAGCTGGTGGCCGGGGCGGTGCCCACGACGCCCGGCGGCCAGGGCGACGACCTGGACCGGCTGGTGATGTGCGCGCGGGGCGTCCCCGACGACGCCAAGCAGCTGGCGTCCTTCCTGCACGGCAACGCCTCCCTGCTCTTCAAACGGACAAacaagctgcagcagcagcagctgccccTGCCGCCGCTGCCCCACTGCGCCGCCGACAACAACAACGTCTCGGCCTATCAGACGGGCACGCCCGAGCGCGCCAACATCCAGTCGCGCCCGCTGCCCTCCCCGCCCAAGTTCACCGCCGAGGAGGAGTCGCCCGACCGGCCTTACGAGACCACCGAGGAGGGCTGGATGGAAGACTACGACTACGTGCATTTACAG GGTAAAGAGGAGTTTGAAAAGAATCAGCGGCAATTATTAGAGAAAGGGAATATTACGAGACACAACAAAACTCAGCTGGAACAGCAACAG CTGAAGCAGTTTGAGCGGCTGGAGCACGAGGTGACTCAGCCGATCAACCACGACCTCAGCGGCTGGACCCCGGCGGCGCCGCACCCCTCGGGCGGCCCGCGCAGCAAGCTGAGCGCCGGCGACCACCAGCTGCTGCTGTTCTACGCCGAGCAGTGCGAGGCCAACATCACCACGCTCACCAATGCCGTGGACGCCTTCTTCGGCTCGGTGGGCGGCAACCAGCCGCCCAAGATCTTCGTGGCGCACAGCAAGTTCGTCATCCTCAGCGCGCACAAGCTGGTGTTCATCGGCGACACGCTGTCGCGGCAGGCCAAGTCGCCCGAGGTGCGCGCGCGCGTGGCCCAGCACAGCAACGCGCTGTGCGACAAGCTCAAGGACATCGTGCTGAGCACCAAGACGGCGGCGCTGCAGTACCCGTCGCCGGGGGCCGCCCGCGAGATGACCGAGCGCGTGCGCGAGCTCACCGGCTTCACCCAGCAGTTCCGCATGGCGCTCAACCAGCTGGTGGCCATGTGA